A stretch of the Deltaproteobacteria bacterium IMCC39524 genome encodes the following:
- a CDS encoding EAL domain-containing protein, with protein sequence MSRIEQENAQSSANWVDSLGKYLQNSNMKTALLEGHERFLLVAKARWLFLVFVAVYGACAGVGYVFSDFGWFLTTPQLVGLMVGVLLILTYNAVFFVNHKQLAGLRYSGHFQVMLDYLCVTLLVHLSGGVASWFWPVYLLVTFEAAILIESRAQVYLLGMFSGGCYFFILAGAYLDIIPYVNMPFIDTGLHHHAFFLALMWFWVSLLNTITTVVSNYLMNVLRRGHAQVQATEARLKEFLEGANDLIFSVKPDGQFLYANRAWERVLGYDRANISELSLENVIDADMRIKCMAEVEKATRGEKVEPLEGRLKTEAGGTVDVEGTITCSFQNDEAGAVWVICRDITARKTAQEQLHFLAHHDQLTDLPNRLLFADRLRQAQARAKREKHQCGILYLDLDRFKIINDTLGHAVGDLLLQEVGRRLRRCTREVDTVARIGGDEFSIVLVHLNSVLDAEQVATKILKALAKPVQADEHEIFITTSIGISIYPNHDDEPEELLKKADAAMYQAKAQGRNNYQLYDPAMDQDAEKRMTLENGMRRAIEREEFRIFYQPKIDSLSGEITALEALIRWEHPELGLLSPAEFIALAEETGLIVPIGEWVMRRACQDNRRWQEEGLPKVRVAVNLSGYQLQAKNFVTAVATVLEETGLAGECLEFEVTETVIMQNPDFVVGILVQVRDMGIHISIDDFGTGYSSLAHLKRFSVNTLKIDRTFVRDIEKNSTDAAITSAIISMGSSLDLKVIAEGVETEGQFDMLKEKHCDEMQGYLFSKPVPVENVADLLRDGLTKRKHSGK encoded by the coding sequence ATGAGTCGTATTGAACAAGAAAACGCTCAGTCATCGGCAAACTGGGTCGACAGCCTCGGCAAATATTTACAGAACAGCAACATGAAGACTGCTCTGCTTGAAGGTCACGAGCGGTTTCTTCTGGTTGCCAAAGCCCGTTGGCTTTTCCTGGTCTTCGTTGCTGTTTATGGTGCTTGCGCCGGGGTCGGTTACGTCTTCAGCGATTTTGGCTGGTTTCTGACCACTCCGCAGTTGGTTGGTCTGATGGTTGGAGTGTTACTCATCCTGACTTACAATGCCGTCTTCTTCGTCAATCACAAACAACTGGCCGGACTCCGCTATAGCGGCCACTTCCAGGTCATGCTCGATTATCTTTGCGTCACCTTGCTTGTCCATTTGAGTGGTGGCGTGGCCAGTTGGTTCTGGCCGGTTTACCTGTTGGTCACCTTTGAAGCCGCCATCCTGATTGAAAGCCGTGCCCAGGTTTATCTGCTCGGGATGTTTTCTGGCGGTTGCTATTTCTTCATCTTGGCCGGTGCTTATCTCGATATCATCCCATACGTTAATATGCCCTTTATTGACACTGGATTACATCACCATGCGTTCTTCCTGGCGCTGATGTGGTTCTGGGTGAGTTTGCTGAACACCATTACGACCGTGGTCAGTAACTATCTCATGAATGTTCTGCGCCGTGGTCATGCCCAGGTACAGGCAACCGAAGCGCGGCTCAAGGAATTTCTCGAAGGTGCAAATGACCTGATATTCAGTGTGAAACCTGATGGCCAATTTCTCTATGCCAATCGTGCGTGGGAGCGTGTGCTCGGCTATGATCGCGCAAATATTTCCGAGTTGTCACTCGAGAATGTCATTGATGCCGATATGCGGATCAAGTGCATGGCGGAGGTTGAGAAAGCAACCAGGGGGGAAAAGGTAGAGCCTCTGGAGGGCCGTTTAAAGACTGAGGCTGGAGGAACCGTCGATGTTGAAGGGACGATTACCTGCAGCTTCCAGAACGATGAGGCCGGTGCCGTCTGGGTGATCTGCCGGGATATCACCGCTCGAAAGACAGCCCAGGAGCAACTCCATTTCCTGGCTCATCATGACCAGCTGACGGATTTGCCCAATCGCCTCTTGTTCGCGGACAGGTTGCGTCAGGCGCAGGCTCGTGCGAAACGTGAAAAACATCAGTGCGGTATTCTTTATCTGGACCTGGACCGTTTTAAAATTATAAATGACACTTTGGGCCATGCTGTCGGTGATCTCCTATTGCAAGAGGTTGGCAGGCGTTTACGCCGTTGTACCCGCGAGGTTGACACCGTGGCCCGCATCGGTGGTGATGAGTTCTCTATCGTACTCGTCCATCTTAACAGTGTGTTAGACGCTGAACAGGTCGCGACTAAGATTCTCAAGGCTCTTGCCAAGCCGGTGCAGGCCGATGAACATGAAATCTTTATTACCACCAGTATCGGCATCAGTATCTATCCAAATCATGATGATGAACCTGAAGAGCTTTTGAAGAAAGCTGATGCGGCCATGTACCAGGCGAAAGCCCAGGGGCGCAACAATTACCAGCTTTATGATCCCGCGATGGATCAGGATGCCGAAAAGCGGATGACGCTTGAGAATGGCATGCGCCGGGCGATTGAACGGGAAGAATTCCGTATTTTTTACCAACCGAAAATTGATTCGCTCAGCGGTGAGATCACGGCTCTGGAAGCCCTGATTCGTTGGGAGCATCCCGAGCTTGGTTTGCTTTCACCAGCAGAGTTTATTGCCCTTGCTGAGGAGACCGGCCTGATTGTTCCGATCGGCGAATGGGTTATGAGGCGAGCCTGCCAAGACAACCGGCGGTGGCAGGAAGAGGGACTGCCAAAAGTGCGCGTCGCAGTTAATTTGAGTGGTTACCAACTGCAGGCAAAGAACTTTGTCACCGCGGTAGCGACGGTTCTCGAAGAGACAGGGCTTGCGGGGGAGTGTCTCGAGTTCGAAGTCACCGAGACGGTAATTATGCAGAACCCGGATTTTGTTGTGGGTATTTTGGTACAGGTCCGTGATATGGGGATCCATATCTCAATCGATGATTTCGGCACAGGTTATTCCTCCCTTGCCCATCTCAAGCGCTTCTCGGTGAATACCCTGAAGATTGATCGTACCTTTGTGCGGGATATCGAAAAGAATTCAACCGATGCGGCCATAACCAGCGCGATCATCTCTATGGGCAGCAGCCTTGATCTCAAGGTTATTGCAGAAGGGGTTGAAACAGAAGGGCAGTTTGACATGCTCAAGGAAAAGCATTGTGATGAGATGCAGGGCTATTTATTCAGTAAGCCTGTGCCAGTGGAAAATGTGGCAGATCTTTTGCGTGACGGCTTGACGAAAAGAAAGCATAGCGGGAAATAG
- a CDS encoding cytochrome c, with the protein MKSLIKSVIFLTLVTFIATSALAAEGGNPRKGKHLFKKTCKTCHSSGGEGGEVTPMTKTQSQWDRLFDKKKHDEEAWKNLSEQDLKDIQQFLFDHAADSPQPQTCG; encoded by the coding sequence ATGAAAAGCTTAATCAAGTCAGTAATCTTTCTTACCCTGGTGACCTTCATTGCAACATCAGCCCTGGCTGCCGAGGGTGGCAACCCACGGAAAGGCAAGCACCTCTTCAAAAAAACCTGCAAAACCTGTCATTCAAGTGGCGGTGAAGGCGGCGAAGTCACCCCAATGACCAAAACCCAGTCTCAGTGGGACCGCCTTTTCGACAAGAAAAAGCATGACGAAGAGGCCTGGAAAAATCTTTCGGAACAAGATTTGAAAGACATTCAGCAGTTCCTGTTTGATCACGCGGCAGACTCTCCTCAGCCACAGACTTGCGGCTAA